In one Brassica oleracea var. oleracea cultivar TO1000 chromosome C9, BOL, whole genome shotgun sequence genomic region, the following are encoded:
- the LOC106314014 gene encoding LOB domain-containing protein 37-like: MSCNGCRVLRKGCSENCILRPCIQWIESADAQGHATVFVAKFFGRAGLMSFISAVPESQRPALFQSLLYEACGRTVNPVNGAIGMLWTGNWRICQAAVETVLRGGSLRPIPELITHGGGFPSATSEEASEICAEMLKLQQNDGSSDRNIYNHSRFSSSRSRSTLDSSPRKRKLDISLNPSLPMKAVPSSTRHQSRTPSMNSEESMTTTTTFWDNSASGTQHGNGGGETSRLLNLFV, from the exons ATGAGCTGCAACGGTTGCCGTGTGCTCCGAAAAGGTTGCAGCGAGAATTGTATCCTCCGGCCATGTATTCAGTGGATAGAAAGCGCCGATGCTCAAGGCCACGCCACCGTCTTCGTGGCTAAATTCTTCGGCCGTGCCGGTCTCATGTCCTTTATCTCCGCCGTACCGGAATCTCAGCGTCCCG CTTTGTTTCAGTCTTTGCTATATGAAGCTTGTGGAAGAACAGTGAATCCGGTCAACGGAGCAATCGGAATGTTGTGGACGGGAAACTGGAGAATCTGCCAAGCTGCTGTTGAGACGGTGCTTCGCGGCGGTTCTTTGAGACCTATCCCTGAGCTTATCACTCACGGCGGCGGGTTTCCATCGGCGACATCTGAAGAAGCATCTGAGATCTGCGCGGAAATGTTGAAGCTCCAGCAGAATGATGGTTCCAGCGATCGTAACATCTACAATCATTCCAGATTTTCAAGCTCTAGATCAAGATCTACGCTGGATTCTTCTCCCAGGAAACGTAAGCTCGATATATCACTAAACCCTAGTTTACCCATGAAAGCAGTGCCTTCTTCCACACGGCACCAATCTAGAACACCGTCGATGAACTCAGAGGAGTCAATGACAACGACGACGACGTTTTGGGATAACTCCGCATCTGGTACTCAACACGGAAACGGAGGAGGAGAAACAAGCAGGCTGCTTAACCTTTTTGTTTAA